One genomic segment of Scylla paramamosain isolate STU-SP2022 chromosome 11, ASM3559412v1, whole genome shotgun sequence includes these proteins:
- the LOC135104616 gene encoding death-associated inhibitor of apoptosis 2-like, producing MASPSLDNTESSLVFKNITPEELAKDGFYFLKDDHCACIFCRRIIGAWEGDTVRGEHQRHFPRCPFIRGKTVAFRYIPMPLCEYLEPMWRETVVKRLKETPLSVICPELSLPNNREASFASSPWSMVMKKKMSFTGFYLTYLSDHVRCFKCGLGLRNWSDSMDPLEMHAEYSSDCTVVKLLNGPLTSKTHHDRKKMVDDTLVDQVIEQGDIERHVIAMGFPLDDVKAAVKKRLLGQSNSTELQNAQKLFASVWNRGRGSSRSSGKP from the exons ATGGCGTCGCCGTCCTTAGACAACACAGAGAGTTCCTTGGTCTTTAaga ACATCACTCCGGAAGAACTAGCTAAGGACGGATTCTACTTTCTGAAGGACGATCACTGTGCGTGCATCTTCTGTCGAAGGATAATAGGAGCATGGGAAGGAGATACAGTGAGAGGCGAGCACCAGAGGCACTTTCCTCGTTGTCCTTTCATCAGAGGCAAGACCGTTGCCTTCCGTTATATTCCGATGCCCCTCTGCGAATACCTCGAGCCCATGTGGAGAGAGACTGTAGTTAAACGGCTAAAGGAGACACCATTGAGTGTCATCTGTCCGGAGTTATCCCTTCCTAACAACCGAGAGGCTTCGTTTGCCTCCTCGCCTTGGTCGAtggttatgaagaaaaagatgtcGTTCACTGGTTTCTACTTAACCTACCTCAGCGATCACGTGCGCTGCTTTAAGTGCGGACTGGGCCTAAGAAACTGGTCAGACAGTATGGACCCCTTAGAGATGCATGCTGAATACTCTTCTGACTGCACGGTGGTCAAACTTTTGAATGGACCTTTAACATCCAAGACCCACCACGATAGGAAGAAGATGGTGGACGATACACTGGTGGATCAAGTGATTGAACAAGGGGACATTGAGAGGCACGTGATAGCTATGGGGTTCCCTCTCGATGATGTCAAGGCGGCCGTGAAAAAGAGACTCTTGGGCCAGTCAAATTCTACAGAGTTGCAGAATGCACAGAAGCTGTTTGCGTCAGTATGGAACAGAGGGCGAGGGTCGAGCAGGTCGTCGGGCAAACCTTAG